One genomic region from Bos indicus isolate NIAB-ARS_2022 breed Sahiwal x Tharparkar chromosome 17, NIAB-ARS_B.indTharparkar_mat_pri_1.0, whole genome shotgun sequence encodes:
- the CUX2 gene encoding homeobox protein cut-like 2 isoform X6, translating into MVAPVLKSFQAEVVALSKRSQEAEAAFLSVYKQLIEAPDPVPVFEVARSPDDRLQPPSFDPSGPLRREFHASWKRHPELVGTKEQREGTSPAGPTLTEASRLPGIPSKALLTETLLQRNEAEKQKGLQEVQITLAARLGEAEEKIKVLHSALKATQTELLELRRKYDEEAASKADEVGLIMTNLEKANQRAEAAQREVESLREQLASVNSSIRLACCSPQGPSGDKVNFALCSGPRLEAALASKDREILRLLKDVQHLQSSLQELEETSAHQIADLERQLTAKSEAIEKLEEKLQAQSDYEEIKTELSILKAMKLASNTCSLPQPCFLSPQGMAKPEDSLLLAKEAFFPAQKFLLEKPGLLASPEEDPSEDDSIKDSLGTEQSYPSPPQLPPPPGPEDPLSPSPGQPLLGPSLGPDGPRTFSLSPFPSLASAERLTGDTLLSKHMMPPTAFKGEAGGLLVFPPAFYGAKPPTAPATPAPGPEPPGGPEPAEGGGGGMATAGAGTEEEQLDTAEIAFQVKEQLLKHNIGQRVFGHYVLGLSQGSVSEILARPKPWRKLTVKGKEPFIKMKQFLSDEQNVLALRTIQVRQRGSITPRIRTPETGSDDAIKSILEQAKKEIESQKGGEPKNSAAPLSITNGTAPASTTSEDAIKNILEQARREMQAQQQALLEMEAGARGRSVPPSPPERPSLAAMSQNGAPTLVKQEDSGVGSGGTSSSGTQTSLTVLSPAAFVQSIIRKVKSEIGDAGYFDHHWASDRGLLSRPYASVSPSLSSSSSYSGQPNGRAWPRGDEAPAVPEDEAAGSEDEPPRVGELKAEGGGPEGGGGGRLAYYPAYVPRTLKPTVPPLTPEQYELYMYREVDTLELTRQVKEKLAKNGICQRIFGEKVLGLSQGSVSDMLSRPKPWSKLTQKGREPFIRMQLWLSDQLGQAVGQQPSASQVSPTEPRSSPSPPPSPTEPLEKSSQEPLSLTLESSKENQQPEGRSSSSLSGKIYSGSQTTGGIQEIVAMSPELDTYSITKRVKEVLTDNNLGQRLFGESILGLTQGSVSDLLSRPKPWHKLSLKGREPFVRMQLWLNDPHNVEKLRDMKKLEKKAYLKRRYGLISTGSDSESPATRSECPSPCLQPQDLSLLQIKKPRVVLAPEEKEALRKAYQLEPYPSQQTIELLSFQLNLKTNTVINWFHNYRSRMRREMLVEGTQEEPDLDPSGGPGILPPGHSHPDPTPQSPDSEAEDQKPTVKELKLQEAPEESVTHLTSQDKTPVRIKQEQTEEAEEQAGSQDSKEPDKGQGSPQEVHPDPLGDDGLPKAAPGLLLPGGTTPACPSLHPLPESEGGERLHPDPLSFKSASESSRCSLEVSLNSPSAASSPGLMMSVSPVPSSSAPISPSPPSTLPAKVPSASPTADTTGALHPSTKVNPNLQRRHEKMANLNSIIYRLERAANREEALEWEF; encoded by the exons ACCCCGTGCCTGTGTTTGAGGTGGCACGCAGCCCAGACGAcagactgcagccccccagctTCGACCCCAGTGGGCCCCTGCGGCGAGAGTTCCACGCTTCGTGGAAGAGACACCCTGAGCTCGTCGGCACCAAAG AGCAGAGAGAGGGGACGTCACCAGCCGGGCCCACGCTGACCGAGGCGAGCCGCCTCCCAGGCATTCCCAGCAAAGCCCTCCTGACAGAAACTTTGCTGCAGAGAAATGAGGCAGAGAAACAAAA GGGCCTTCAAGAAGTACAGATCACTTTGGCAGCCAGACTGGGGGAAGCCGAGGAGAAGATCAAGGTCCTACATTCAG CGTTAAAGGCCACGCAGACAGAGCTGCTGGAGCTGCGGCGGAAATACGACGAGGAGGCAGCATCCAA GGCAGATGAAGTCGGCCTGATCATGACCAACCTGGAGAAAGCTAATCAG CGAGCCGAGGCTGCCCAGCGGGAGGTGGAAAGTCTTCGGGAACAACTCGCCTCCGTCAACAGTTCCATCCGCCTGGCCTGCTGCTCTCCTCAGGGACCCAGTGGG GATAAGGTGAACTTTGCGCTGTGCTCGGGCCCTCGGCTGGAGGCTGCCCTGGCCTCCAAGGACCGGGAGATCCTGCGGCTACTGAAGGATGTGCAGCATCTCCAGAGCTCCctgcaggagctggaggagaccTCCGCCCACCAGATTGCGGATCTGGAGCGGCAGCTCACCGCCAAGTCCGAGGCCATCGAG AAGCTAGAAGAGAAGCTCCAGGCACAGTCTGActatgaagaaattaaaacagagcTGAG CATCCTGAAAGCCATGAAGCTGGCTTCCAACACCTGCAGCCTCCCCCAG CCCTGCTTCTTGTCCCCTCAGGGCATGGCCAAGCCCGAAGACTCACTGCTCCTGGCAAAGGAGGCCTTCTTCCCTGCGCAGAAATTCCTTCTGGAAAAGCCTGGTCTTTTGGCCAGCCCTG AGGAGGACCCTTCGGAGGATGATTCCATCAAGGACTCTCTGGGCACGGAGCAGTCCTACCCGTCCCCTCCACAGCTCCCACCGCCACCAGGGCCCGAAGACCCCCTGtcccccagcccagggcagccCTTGCTGGGCCCCAGCCTGGGCCCCGATGGGCCTCGGACTTTCTCGCTgtcccccttccccagcctggcTTCAGCAGAGAGACTGACAGGGGACACGCTGCTGTCCAAGCACATGATGCCCCCGACTGCCTTCAAGGGGGAAGCTGGAGGCCTGCTAGTGTTCCCCCCAGCCTTCTATGGCGCCAAGCCCCCCACGGCCCCTGctaccccagcccctggccctgaGCCGCCCGGGGGTCCTGAGCCAGCagaggggggcgggggcggcatGGCCACGGCCGGGGCTGGAACAGAGGAGGAGCAGCTGGACACGGCGGAGATCGCCTTCCAGGTGAAGGAGCAGCTGCTCAAACACAACATCGGGCAGCGGGTGTTCGGCCACTACGTGCTGGGGCTGTCCCAGGGCTCGGTCAGCGAGATCCTGGCCCGGCCCAAGCCCTGGCGCAAGCTCACGGTGAAGGGCAAGGAGCCCTTCATCAAGATGAAGCAGTTCCTGTCAGACGAGCAGAACGTGCTGGCCCTGAGGACCATCCAGGTGCGGCAGCGAG GCAGTATCACCCCAAGAATCCGCACGCCAGAGACCGGCTCGGATGACGCCATCAAGAGCATCCTAGAGCAGGCCAAGAAGGAGATCGAGTCACAGAAGGGGG GCGAGCCCAAGAACTCAGCAGCCCCACTGAGCATCACCAACGGCACAGCCCCCGCCAGCACCACCTCGGAAGACGCCATCAAGAACATTCTGGAGCAAGCACGCCGCGAGATGCAAGCGCAGCAGCAGGCCCTGCTGGAGATGGAGGCCGGCGCCCGGGGCCGCTCGGTGCCTCCCTCGCCCCCAGAGCGGCCCTCACTGGCCGCCATGAGCCAGAACGGGGCCCCGACGCTCGTCAAGCAGGAGGACAGCGGTGTCGGCAGCGGGGGGACGAGCAGCAGCGGCACGCAGACCTCCCTCACGGTCCTGTCCCCAGCCGCCTTCGTGCAGAGCATCATCCGGAAGGTCAAGTCGGAGATCGGCGACGCCGGCTATTTCGACCACCACTGGGCCTCGGACCGCGGCCTGCTCAGCCGCCCCTACGCCTCTGTCTCGCCctcactctcctcctcctccagctacTCCGGCCAGCCCAATGGGCGGGCCTGGCCCCGTGGGGACGAGGCCCCCGCAGTCCCCGAGGACGAAGCGGCCGGGAGCGAGGACGAGCCCCCCAGGGTGGGCGAGCTCAAGGCCGAGGGGGGCGGCCCTGAggggggcggcggcgggcggcTGGCCTACTACCCAGCCTATGTGCCCCGCACGCTGAAGCCCACCGTGCCGCCCCTGACCCCCGAGCAATACGAGCTCTACATGTACCGCGAGGTGGACACCCTGGAGCTGACGCGCCAGGTCAAGGAGAAGCTGGCCAAGAATGGAATCTGCCAGAGGATCTTCGGGGAGAAG GTGCTGGGCCTGTCACAGGGCAGCGTGAGTGACATGCTGTCCCGGCCGAAGCCGTGGAGCAAGCTGACGCAGAAGGGACGGGAGCCCTTTATCCGCATGCAGCTGTGGCTCTCGGACCAGCTTGGCCAGGCCGTGGGCCAGCAGCCCAGCGCCTCCCAGG TCAGTCCCACTGAACCAAGGTCCTCGCCATCCCCACCCCCTAGTCCCACGGAGCCACTGGAGAAGAGCTCCCAGGAGCCCCTGAGTCTGACACTGGAGAGCAGCAAGGAGAACCAGCAGCCAGAGGGACGCTCCAGCTCATCACTGAGTGGGAAGATTTACTCGGGCAGCCAGACCACAGGGGGCATCCAGGAGATTGTGGCCATGTCCCCCGAGCTGGACACGTACTCCATCACCAAGAGGGTCAAAGAGGTCCTCACAGACAACAACCTAG ggcAGCGGCTCTTCGGGGAGAGCATCCTAGGGCTGACCCAGGGCTCCGTGTCTGACCTTCTCTCCCGACCCAAGCCCTGGCACAAGCTGAGCCTGAAGGGCCGGGAGCCCTTTGTGCGCATGCAGCTGTGGCTCAACGACCCCCACAACGTGGAGAAGCTGAGAGACATGAAGAAGCTGGAGAAGAAAG cctaCCTGAAACGCAGGTACGGCCTCATCAGcactggctcagacagtgagTCTCCAGCTACCCGCTCCGagtgccccagcccctgcctgcagCCCCAAGACCTGAGCCTCCTGCAGATCAAGAAGCCCCGAGTGGTGCTGGCCCCCGAAGAGAAGGAGGCGCTGAGGAAGGCCTACCAGCTGGAGCCCTACCCCTCCCAGCAGACCATTGAGCTCCTCTCCTTCCAGCTCAACCTCAAGACCAACACCGTCATCAACTGGTTCCACAACTACAG GTCCCGGATGCGCCGGGAGATGTTGGTGGAGGGGACCCAAGAGGAACCAGACCTCGACCCCAGTGGGGGTCCTGGCATCCTACCGCCAGGCCATTCCCACCCAGACCCCACCCCACAGAGCCCCGACTCGGAGGCCGAGGACCAGAAGCCTACGGTGAAGGAACTAAAGCTTCAGGAGGCTCCCGAGGAGAGCGTCACCCACCTGACTTCCCAGGACAAGACTCCAGTGAGGATTAAGCAGGAACAGACTGAGGAGGCTGAGGAACAAGCCGGCAGCCAGGACTCAAAGGAGCCGGACAAAGGCCAAGGCTCCCCCCAAGAGGTGCATCCTGACCCTCTGGGTGACGACGGACTCCCCAAAGCAGCCCCAGGGCTCCTCCTCCCAGGCGGGACCACCCCGGCCTGCCCCTCGCTGCACCCTCTCCCGGAGAGTGAGGGCGGGGAGCGGCTACACCCAGACCCCCTAAGCTTTAAGTCAGCCTCAGAGTCCTCCCGCTGCAGCCTGGAGGTGTCGCTGAACTCGCCCTCAGCCGCCTCCTCGCCGGGCCTCATGATGTCCGTGTCGCCTGTCCCTTCCTCCTCAGCCcccatctccccatccccacccagcaCCCTCCCTGCCAAGGTGCCGAGTGCCAGCCCTACCGCCGACACGACTGGGGCCTTGCACCCCAGCACCAAGGTGAACCCCAACTTGCAGCGGCGGCACGAGAAGATGGCCAACCTGAACAGCATCATCTACCGGCTGGAGCGGGCTGCCAATCGGGAGGAGGCCCTGGAGTGGGAGTTCTGA
- the CUX2 gene encoding homeobox protein cut-like 2 isoform X4 yields MAANVGSMFQYWKRFDLRRLQKELNSVASELSARQEESEHSHKHLIELRREFKKNVPEEIREMVAPVLKSFQAEVVALSKRSQEAEAAFLSVYKQLIEAPDPVPVFEVARSPDDRLQPPSFDPSGPLRREFHASWKRHPELVGTKEQREGTSPAGPTLTEASRLPGIPSKALLTETLLQRNEAEKQKGLQEVQITLAARLGEAEEKIKVLHSALKATQTELLELRRKYDEEAASKADEVGLIMTNLEKANQRAEAAQREVESLREQLASVNSSIRLACCSPQGPSGDKVNFALCSGPRLEAALASKDREILRLLKDVQHLQSSLQELEETSAHQIADLERQLTAKSEAIEKLEEKLQAQSDYEEIKTELSILKAMKLASNTCSLPQGMAKPEDSLLLAKEAFFPAQKFLLEKPGLLASPEEDPSEDDSIKDSLGTEQSYPSPPQLPPPPGPEDPLSPSPGQPLLGPSLGPDGPRTFSLSPFPSLASAERLTGDTLLSKHMMPPTAFKGEAGGLLVFPPAFYGAKPPTAPATPAPGPEPPGGPEPAEGGGGGMATAGAGTEEEQLDTAEIAFQVKEQLLKHNIGQRVFGHYVLGLSQGSVSEILARPKPWRKLTVKGKEPFIKMKQFLSDEQNVLALRTIQVRQRGSITPRIRTPETGSDDAIKSILEQAKKEIESQKGGEPKNSAAPLSITNGTAPASTTSEDAIKNILEQARREMQAQQQALLEMEAGARGRSVPPSPPERPSLAAMSQNGAPTLVKQEDSGVGSGGTSSSGTQTSLTVLSPAAFVQSIIRKVKSEIGDAGYFDHHWASDRGLLSRPYASVSPSLSSSSSYSGQPNGRAWPRGDEAPAVPEDEAAGSEDEPPRVGELKAEGGGPEGGGGGRLAYYPAYVPRTLKPTVPPLTPEQYELYMYREVDTLELTRQVKEKLAKNGICQRIFGEKVLGLSQGSVSDMLSRPKPWSKLTQKGREPFIRMQLWLSDQLGQAVGQQPSASQVSPTEPRSSPSPPPSPTEPLEKSSQEPLSLTLESSKENQQPEGRSSSSLSGKIYSGSQTTGGIQEIVAMSPELDTYSITKRVKEVLTDNNLGQRLFGESILGLTQGSVSDLLSRPKPWHKLSLKGREPFVRMQLWLNDPHNVEKLRDMKKLEKKAYLKRRYGLISTGSDSESPATRSECPSPCLQPQDLSLLQIKKPRVVLAPEEKEALRKAYQLEPYPSQQTIELLSFQLNLKTNTVINWFHNYRSRMRREMLVEGTQEEPDLDPSGGPGILPPGHSHPDPTPQSPDSEAEDQKPTVKELKLQEAPEESVTHLTSQDKTPVRIKQEQTEEAEEQAGSQDSKEPDKGQGSPQEVHPDPLGDDGLPKAAPGLLLPGGTTPACPSLHPLPESEGGERLHPDPLSFKSASESSRCSLEVSLNSPSAASSPGLMMSVSPVPSSSAPISPSPPSTLPAKVPSASPTADTTGALHPSTKVNPNLQRRHEKMANLNSIIYRLERAANREEALEWEF; encoded by the exons ACCCCGTGCCTGTGTTTGAGGTGGCACGCAGCCCAGACGAcagactgcagccccccagctTCGACCCCAGTGGGCCCCTGCGGCGAGAGTTCCACGCTTCGTGGAAGAGACACCCTGAGCTCGTCGGCACCAAAG AGCAGAGAGAGGGGACGTCACCAGCCGGGCCCACGCTGACCGAGGCGAGCCGCCTCCCAGGCATTCCCAGCAAAGCCCTCCTGACAGAAACTTTGCTGCAGAGAAATGAGGCAGAGAAACAAAA GGGCCTTCAAGAAGTACAGATCACTTTGGCAGCCAGACTGGGGGAAGCCGAGGAGAAGATCAAGGTCCTACATTCAG CGTTAAAGGCCACGCAGACAGAGCTGCTGGAGCTGCGGCGGAAATACGACGAGGAGGCAGCATCCAA GGCAGATGAAGTCGGCCTGATCATGACCAACCTGGAGAAAGCTAATCAG CGAGCCGAGGCTGCCCAGCGGGAGGTGGAAAGTCTTCGGGAACAACTCGCCTCCGTCAACAGTTCCATCCGCCTGGCCTGCTGCTCTCCTCAGGGACCCAGTGGG GATAAGGTGAACTTTGCGCTGTGCTCGGGCCCTCGGCTGGAGGCTGCCCTGGCCTCCAAGGACCGGGAGATCCTGCGGCTACTGAAGGATGTGCAGCATCTCCAGAGCTCCctgcaggagctggaggagaccTCCGCCCACCAGATTGCGGATCTGGAGCGGCAGCTCACCGCCAAGTCCGAGGCCATCGAG AAGCTAGAAGAGAAGCTCCAGGCACAGTCTGActatgaagaaattaaaacagagcTGAG CATCCTGAAAGCCATGAAGCTGGCTTCCAACACCTGCAGCCTCCCCCAG GGCATGGCCAAGCCCGAAGACTCACTGCTCCTGGCAAAGGAGGCCTTCTTCCCTGCGCAGAAATTCCTTCTGGAAAAGCCTGGTCTTTTGGCCAGCCCTG AGGAGGACCCTTCGGAGGATGATTCCATCAAGGACTCTCTGGGCACGGAGCAGTCCTACCCGTCCCCTCCACAGCTCCCACCGCCACCAGGGCCCGAAGACCCCCTGtcccccagcccagggcagccCTTGCTGGGCCCCAGCCTGGGCCCCGATGGGCCTCGGACTTTCTCGCTgtcccccttccccagcctggcTTCAGCAGAGAGACTGACAGGGGACACGCTGCTGTCCAAGCACATGATGCCCCCGACTGCCTTCAAGGGGGAAGCTGGAGGCCTGCTAGTGTTCCCCCCAGCCTTCTATGGCGCCAAGCCCCCCACGGCCCCTGctaccccagcccctggccctgaGCCGCCCGGGGGTCCTGAGCCAGCagaggggggcgggggcggcatGGCCACGGCCGGGGCTGGAACAGAGGAGGAGCAGCTGGACACGGCGGAGATCGCCTTCCAGGTGAAGGAGCAGCTGCTCAAACACAACATCGGGCAGCGGGTGTTCGGCCACTACGTGCTGGGGCTGTCCCAGGGCTCGGTCAGCGAGATCCTGGCCCGGCCCAAGCCCTGGCGCAAGCTCACGGTGAAGGGCAAGGAGCCCTTCATCAAGATGAAGCAGTTCCTGTCAGACGAGCAGAACGTGCTGGCCCTGAGGACCATCCAGGTGCGGCAGCGAG GCAGTATCACCCCAAGAATCCGCACGCCAGAGACCGGCTCGGATGACGCCATCAAGAGCATCCTAGAGCAGGCCAAGAAGGAGATCGAGTCACAGAAGGGGG GCGAGCCCAAGAACTCAGCAGCCCCACTGAGCATCACCAACGGCACAGCCCCCGCCAGCACCACCTCGGAAGACGCCATCAAGAACATTCTGGAGCAAGCACGCCGCGAGATGCAAGCGCAGCAGCAGGCCCTGCTGGAGATGGAGGCCGGCGCCCGGGGCCGCTCGGTGCCTCCCTCGCCCCCAGAGCGGCCCTCACTGGCCGCCATGAGCCAGAACGGGGCCCCGACGCTCGTCAAGCAGGAGGACAGCGGTGTCGGCAGCGGGGGGACGAGCAGCAGCGGCACGCAGACCTCCCTCACGGTCCTGTCCCCAGCCGCCTTCGTGCAGAGCATCATCCGGAAGGTCAAGTCGGAGATCGGCGACGCCGGCTATTTCGACCACCACTGGGCCTCGGACCGCGGCCTGCTCAGCCGCCCCTACGCCTCTGTCTCGCCctcactctcctcctcctccagctacTCCGGCCAGCCCAATGGGCGGGCCTGGCCCCGTGGGGACGAGGCCCCCGCAGTCCCCGAGGACGAAGCGGCCGGGAGCGAGGACGAGCCCCCCAGGGTGGGCGAGCTCAAGGCCGAGGGGGGCGGCCCTGAggggggcggcggcgggcggcTGGCCTACTACCCAGCCTATGTGCCCCGCACGCTGAAGCCCACCGTGCCGCCCCTGACCCCCGAGCAATACGAGCTCTACATGTACCGCGAGGTGGACACCCTGGAGCTGACGCGCCAGGTCAAGGAGAAGCTGGCCAAGAATGGAATCTGCCAGAGGATCTTCGGGGAGAAG GTGCTGGGCCTGTCACAGGGCAGCGTGAGTGACATGCTGTCCCGGCCGAAGCCGTGGAGCAAGCTGACGCAGAAGGGACGGGAGCCCTTTATCCGCATGCAGCTGTGGCTCTCGGACCAGCTTGGCCAGGCCGTGGGCCAGCAGCCCAGCGCCTCCCAGG TCAGTCCCACTGAACCAAGGTCCTCGCCATCCCCACCCCCTAGTCCCACGGAGCCACTGGAGAAGAGCTCCCAGGAGCCCCTGAGTCTGACACTGGAGAGCAGCAAGGAGAACCAGCAGCCAGAGGGACGCTCCAGCTCATCACTGAGTGGGAAGATTTACTCGGGCAGCCAGACCACAGGGGGCATCCAGGAGATTGTGGCCATGTCCCCCGAGCTGGACACGTACTCCATCACCAAGAGGGTCAAAGAGGTCCTCACAGACAACAACCTAG ggcAGCGGCTCTTCGGGGAGAGCATCCTAGGGCTGACCCAGGGCTCCGTGTCTGACCTTCTCTCCCGACCCAAGCCCTGGCACAAGCTGAGCCTGAAGGGCCGGGAGCCCTTTGTGCGCATGCAGCTGTGGCTCAACGACCCCCACAACGTGGAGAAGCTGAGAGACATGAAGAAGCTGGAGAAGAAAG cctaCCTGAAACGCAGGTACGGCCTCATCAGcactggctcagacagtgagTCTCCAGCTACCCGCTCCGagtgccccagcccctgcctgcagCCCCAAGACCTGAGCCTCCTGCAGATCAAGAAGCCCCGAGTGGTGCTGGCCCCCGAAGAGAAGGAGGCGCTGAGGAAGGCCTACCAGCTGGAGCCCTACCCCTCCCAGCAGACCATTGAGCTCCTCTCCTTCCAGCTCAACCTCAAGACCAACACCGTCATCAACTGGTTCCACAACTACAG GTCCCGGATGCGCCGGGAGATGTTGGTGGAGGGGACCCAAGAGGAACCAGACCTCGACCCCAGTGGGGGTCCTGGCATCCTACCGCCAGGCCATTCCCACCCAGACCCCACCCCACAGAGCCCCGACTCGGAGGCCGAGGACCAGAAGCCTACGGTGAAGGAACTAAAGCTTCAGGAGGCTCCCGAGGAGAGCGTCACCCACCTGACTTCCCAGGACAAGACTCCAGTGAGGATTAAGCAGGAACAGACTGAGGAGGCTGAGGAACAAGCCGGCAGCCAGGACTCAAAGGAGCCGGACAAAGGCCAAGGCTCCCCCCAAGAGGTGCATCCTGACCCTCTGGGTGACGACGGACTCCCCAAAGCAGCCCCAGGGCTCCTCCTCCCAGGCGGGACCACCCCGGCCTGCCCCTCGCTGCACCCTCTCCCGGAGAGTGAGGGCGGGGAGCGGCTACACCCAGACCCCCTAAGCTTTAAGTCAGCCTCAGAGTCCTCCCGCTGCAGCCTGGAGGTGTCGCTGAACTCGCCCTCAGCCGCCTCCTCGCCGGGCCTCATGATGTCCGTGTCGCCTGTCCCTTCCTCCTCAGCCcccatctccccatccccacccagcaCCCTCCCTGCCAAGGTGCCGAGTGCCAGCCCTACCGCCGACACGACTGGGGCCTTGCACCCCAGCACCAAGGTGAACCCCAACTTGCAGCGGCGGCACGAGAAGATGGCCAACCTGAACAGCATCATCTACCGGCTGGAGCGGGCTGCCAATCGGGAGGAGGCCCTGGAGTGGGAGTTCTGA